A stretch of the Mycobacterium shigaense genome encodes the following:
- a CDS encoding cytochrome P450: protein MDVAAIPHPPRRVPILGDVVGIKLGKPVQSVLRQTRDVGPITARKVLRTEVVTVGGADLVGELSDESRFCKFVGLHLPPLRRIVGDALFTAENDEPNWQLAHDILMPAFTRDAMSGYHAIMLQVARELLGRWDVAAAGGQPVDVTPDMTRLTLETIGRAGFGYRFASFERDRPHPFVVAMTRALRYANVSAVLPWAPVRRILSSSAAQHRADVATMQGIVDEVVRARLDDPASGTADLLSLMLRTAHPDTGHRLDPVNIRHQVITFMVAGHETTSGALSFALYYLTRDRQALARAQAEVDALWGDAEDPEPAFADIAKLRYVRAALDEALRLWPTAPGYLRAARADTVLGGRYRMNRGDWALVFLPLLHRDPQVWPEPDRFDPDRFAPGQAKGRPPHAYKPFGTGKRACIGRQFALHEAVLALGLILYRYELTPTDGYELQIVESLTLKPQGFLLLPRRRR from the coding sequence ATGGACGTCGCGGCCATCCCTCACCCGCCTCGCCGTGTGCCGATCCTCGGGGATGTGGTGGGCATCAAGCTCGGCAAGCCCGTCCAGTCGGTACTGCGCCAGACCCGCGATGTCGGGCCGATCACGGCCCGCAAGGTGTTACGGACCGAGGTCGTCACGGTGGGTGGAGCCGACCTGGTCGGCGAGCTGAGCGACGAGAGCCGGTTTTGCAAATTCGTCGGGCTGCACCTGCCGCCGCTGCGGCGCATCGTCGGTGATGCCCTGTTCACCGCCGAGAATGACGAGCCGAATTGGCAGTTGGCGCATGACATCCTGATGCCGGCCTTCACCCGCGACGCGATGAGCGGTTATCACGCCATCATGCTGCAGGTGGCCCGCGAGCTGCTGGGTCGCTGGGACGTCGCCGCTGCCGGCGGCCAACCGGTCGACGTCACCCCCGACATGACCCGGCTGACGCTGGAGACCATCGGGCGCGCCGGATTCGGCTACCGCTTCGCCTCGTTCGAGCGCGACCGGCCGCACCCCTTCGTCGTCGCGATGACCCGGGCGCTGCGCTACGCCAACGTCTCGGCCGTGCTGCCGTGGGCCCCGGTGCGCCGCATCCTGTCGAGTTCTGCCGCCCAGCATCGCGCCGATGTCGCGACGATGCAGGGGATCGTCGACGAGGTCGTCCGGGCGCGCCTGGACGATCCGGCGTCGGGCACGGCCGACCTGCTCAGCCTGATGCTGCGCACCGCGCACCCCGACACCGGCCACCGGCTGGATCCGGTCAACATCCGCCACCAGGTGATCACCTTCATGGTCGCCGGCCACGAAACCACTTCGGGCGCACTATCGTTCGCGCTGTATTACCTCACCCGGGATCGGCAGGCGCTGGCGCGGGCCCAGGCGGAGGTGGATGCGCTGTGGGGCGATGCGGAGGACCCCGAGCCCGCGTTCGCCGACATCGCCAAACTACGCTACGTGCGGGCCGCCCTCGACGAGGCGCTGCGGCTGTGGCCGACCGCCCCCGGCTACCTGCGGGCGGCCCGCGCCGACACCGTGCTCGGCGGGCGGTACCGGATGAATCGGGGCGACTGGGCGCTGGTCTTCCTGCCGCTGCTGCACCGCGACCCGCAGGTGTGGCCGGAGCCCGACCGGTTCGATCCCGACCGCTTCGCGCCGGGACAGGCGAAAGGCCGTCCACCGCATGCCTATAAGCCGTTCGGCACCGGTAAGCGGGCCTGCATCGGTCGACAGTTTGCGCTGCACGAGGCGGTGCTGGCGCTCGGGCTGATCCTGTACCGCTACGAGCTGACGCCGACCGACGGCTACGAGCTGCAGATCGTCGAGTCGCTAACGCTGAAACCCCAGGGCTTTCTGCTGCTGCCGCGCCGCCGCCGGTGA
- the sigK gene encoding ECF RNA polymerase sigma factor SigK, with protein MTDTATTAGDELDALLRRVAAGDAAAFAAVYDLTKSRVFGLVVRVLRDAGYSEETTQEVYLEVWRTASDYDSTRGSALSWLLTIAHRRAIDRVRAEQAGTRRESRYGAANLVPESAAAPDPVADSAIAGDERRRVAECLGALTDAQRQCIELAYYGGLTYAEVSQRLAANLSTIKSRIRDGLRGLRNCLEVP; from the coding sequence ATGACCGACACGGCGACTACGGCAGGAGACGAGCTCGACGCGTTGCTGCGCCGCGTCGCCGCCGGGGACGCCGCGGCATTCGCCGCCGTCTACGACCTCACCAAGAGCCGGGTGTTCGGGCTGGTGGTGCGGGTGCTGCGGGATGCCGGCTACAGCGAAGAAACCACGCAGGAGGTCTACCTCGAGGTGTGGCGGACGGCGTCGGACTACGACTCCACCAGGGGGTCGGCACTGTCCTGGCTGCTGACCATCGCCCACCGGCGGGCCATCGACCGCGTGCGCGCCGAGCAAGCCGGCACCCGCCGCGAATCGCGTTACGGCGCGGCCAATCTCGTACCCGAGAGCGCGGCGGCGCCCGACCCGGTCGCCGACTCGGCAATCGCCGGTGACGAACGCCGCCGGGTTGCCGAATGCCTCGGTGCGCTGACCGACGCGCAACGCCAGTGCATCGAGCTGGCGTACTACGGCGGTCTGACGTATGCCGAGGTCTCGCAGCGCTTGGCCGCCAACCTGTCGACCATCAAGTCGCGCATTCGCGATGGGCTGCGCGGTCTGCGTAATTGCCTGGAAGTGCCATGA
- a CDS encoding MMPL/RND family transporter, with amino-acid sequence MRTQFANDAPPHAHNERPFLARVIHRFSLPIIVGWAGFVIFLGATLPPLEVVGAQRAVSLSPNDASSFKAMRHIGRVFNEGSSDSTAMIVLEGDKPLSDDAHEFYDNMIRKLRADTKHVQHVQDWWGDPLTAAGALSNDGKAVIVQVNLTGNQGEALANESVEAVRKIVDSQRPPPGVKVWLTGASALADDTRAAGDKSTATITIVSAAVVCVMLLLVYRSIFTVILLLLTVGIEMAAARGAVAALGETGAIGLTTFAISLITSLTIAAGTDYGIFVVGRYQEARQAGQDKETAWYTMYRGTAHVILGSGLTIAGAMFCLHFARMPSFHTLGIPCAAGLLMAIAVALTLGPALVAFGSRFGLFEPRRKLQFRGWRRIGTAIARWPAPILVATLAVALVGLLTLPGYHPSYNDRAYLPDWIPANQGFDAADRHFSPARMKPEILMIETDHDMRDPADFLVLNKVAKALIDVPGISRVQAITRPDGTPLAHTTLPFFMSMVQAFQGQDLKFQKKRMEDLLTQAEDLGKMVVIMGRMHSLLVELNGLTHQMTGVTHEIEDKTDELRDHIADFEDFFRPLRSYFYWEKHCYDIPICFSIRSVFDALDSIDEITEKLRDLVASLDKLDTLVPQLAAQLPPQIAIMQGMQNMMLTMHSTMSGIFSQMDSETDNSTAMGRAFDDSKNDDSFYLPPDVFKNKDFKRAEDSFLSADGHAARFIILHRDDPATEAGMKSVDALQTAAEEALKVTPLEDAKIYMYGTAAVFKDFSAGAKWDLLIAGVSSLCLVFVIMLVLTRALAAAAVIVGTVALSLGASFGLSVLVWQYLFSTPLHWLVLAMSVIVLLAVGSDYNLLLVSRFREEIHAGLNTGIIRAMGGTGKVVTNAGLVFAFTMASMIVGDLVIIAQVGTTIGLGLMFDTLIVRAFMTPSIAALLGRWFWWPLRVRTRPASTLLRSMGPRPWVRALVHSE; translated from the coding sequence GTGAGAACCCAATTCGCCAACGACGCCCCTCCCCACGCACATAACGAACGGCCGTTCCTCGCGAGGGTGATCCACCGGTTTTCTCTGCCCATCATCGTGGGCTGGGCGGGATTCGTCATCTTCCTCGGCGCCACGCTGCCGCCGCTGGAAGTGGTCGGCGCCCAGCGAGCCGTCTCGCTGAGCCCGAACGATGCGTCGTCGTTCAAGGCAATGCGGCACATCGGCAGGGTGTTCAACGAAGGAAGTTCGGACAGCACCGCGATGATCGTGTTGGAGGGCGACAAGCCCCTGAGCGACGACGCCCACGAGTTCTACGACAACATGATCCGCAAGCTACGCGCCGACACCAAACACGTTCAGCACGTTCAGGATTGGTGGGGCGATCCGCTCACGGCGGCCGGCGCGCTAAGCAATGACGGGAAAGCTGTCATCGTCCAGGTGAACCTCACCGGCAACCAGGGCGAGGCGCTGGCCAACGAATCCGTCGAGGCGGTGCGCAAGATCGTGGACAGCCAGCGCCCGCCGCCCGGGGTGAAGGTCTGGCTCACCGGGGCGTCGGCGCTCGCGGACGACACTCGCGCGGCCGGGGACAAATCGACGGCCACGATCACCATTGTGTCGGCCGCGGTGGTCTGCGTCATGTTGCTGCTCGTCTACCGCTCGATCTTCACGGTGATTCTGCTGCTGCTGACGGTCGGCATCGAAATGGCGGCCGCGCGCGGCGCCGTGGCCGCGCTCGGGGAAACCGGCGCGATCGGCCTCACCACGTTCGCGATCAGCCTGATCACGTCGCTGACCATCGCGGCGGGAACCGACTACGGGATATTCGTCGTCGGGCGGTATCAGGAAGCGCGGCAAGCCGGTCAGGACAAAGAAACCGCGTGGTACACCATGTATCGCGGCACCGCCCATGTCATCCTGGGCTCCGGGTTGACGATCGCCGGGGCCATGTTCTGCCTGCACTTCGCGCGCATGCCGTCCTTTCACACCCTGGGCATCCCGTGTGCGGCAGGACTGCTGATGGCGATCGCGGTGGCGCTCACGCTGGGGCCGGCGCTGGTGGCTTTCGGCAGCCGGTTCGGTCTCTTCGAGCCGAGGCGCAAGCTGCAGTTCCGTGGCTGGCGGCGGATCGGCACAGCGATCGCCCGCTGGCCGGCACCCATCCTGGTCGCCACCCTGGCCGTCGCGCTGGTCGGGCTACTCACCCTGCCCGGCTACCATCCCAGCTATAACGACCGCGCTTATCTGCCCGACTGGATCCCCGCCAATCAGGGTTTCGACGCCGCGGACCGCCACTTCTCGCCGGCCAGGATGAAGCCCGAAATCCTGATGATCGAGACCGACCATGACATGCGAGATCCGGCGGACTTCCTGGTACTCAACAAGGTCGCCAAGGCTCTCATCGATGTCCCGGGAATCTCGCGCGTGCAGGCGATCACCCGGCCGGACGGAACGCCGCTGGCGCACACCACATTGCCGTTTTTCATGAGCATGGTGCAGGCCTTCCAGGGGCAGGATCTGAAGTTTCAGAAAAAGCGGATGGAGGACCTGCTCACCCAGGCCGAGGACCTGGGGAAAATGGTAGTGATCATGGGGCGCATGCACTCTCTGCTTGTCGAGCTGAACGGGCTGACGCACCAGATGACCGGCGTCACGCACGAAATAGAAGACAAGACAGACGAATTGCGGGACCACATCGCGGATTTCGAGGATTTCTTCCGCCCGCTTCGCAGCTATTTCTATTGGGAGAAACACTGTTACGACATCCCGATCTGCTTTTCCATAAGATCGGTCTTCGACGCGCTCGACAGTATCGATGAGATCACCGAGAAGTTGCGTGACCTGGTTGCGAGCCTGGACAAGCTGGACACGCTCGTCCCGCAACTCGCGGCCCAGCTCCCCCCGCAGATCGCGATCATGCAAGGCATGCAGAACATGATGCTGACCATGCACAGCACCATGTCCGGGATCTTCAGCCAGATGGACAGCGAGACCGACAATTCCACGGCGATGGGACGTGCCTTCGACGACTCGAAAAACGACGACTCGTTCTATCTGCCGCCGGATGTGTTCAAGAACAAGGACTTCAAGCGGGCCGAGGACAGCTTCCTGTCGGCCGACGGGCACGCGGCCCGGTTCATCATCCTGCACCGGGACGACCCCGCCACCGAAGCGGGCATGAAAAGCGTGGACGCGCTGCAGACGGCCGCCGAAGAAGCGCTGAAGGTAACGCCTTTGGAGGACGCCAAGATCTACATGTACGGCACCGCGGCCGTCTTCAAGGACTTCTCCGCCGGCGCGAAGTGGGATCTTTTGATTGCCGGCGTCTCGTCGCTGTGCCTGGTTTTCGTCATCATGCTCGTCCTCACCCGGGCGCTCGCCGCCGCCGCCGTGATCGTCGGAACGGTCGCGCTGTCGCTGGGCGCGTCGTTCGGGCTATCCGTGCTGGTGTGGCAATACCTGTTCAGCACACCCCTGCACTGGCTGGTGCTGGCGATGTCGGTGATCGTGTTGCTGGCGGTGGGATCCGACTACAACCTGTTGCTGGTGTCCCGCTTCCGGGAGGAGATCCACGCCGGGCTGAACACCGGCATCATTCGCGCGATGGGCGGTACCGGAAAGGTGGTGACCAATGCCGGCCTGGTGTTCGCCTTCACGATGGCGTCCATGATCGTCGGCGACCTGGTGATCATCGCCCAGGTGGGCACCACGATCGGCCTCGGCCTGATGTTCGACACGTTGATCGTGCGCGCGTTTATGACGCCGTCCATCGCGGCGCTGCTAGGACGGTGGTTCTGGTGGCCGTTGCGGGTGCGCACCCGCCCTGCCAGTACCCTGCTTCGGTCGATGGGGCCGCGACCCTGGGTTCGCGCCCTGGTGCACAGCGAATGA
- a CDS encoding cytochrome c biogenesis protein DipZ has translation MHTIALIGFLGGLITGISPCILPVLPVIFLSGAGGGRGLSSAVRPYLVIAGLVCSFSLATLLGSALLSAFQLPQDAIRWAALVVLTLIGLGLIFPPLQHLIERPFAALPQRQIGRSTDGFGLGLTLGALYVPCAGPVLAAIVVAGGTASLGPAALVLTATFALGNALPLLAFALAGRHVGQRVATFRRRQRQIQIAGGLTMIVLAVALVFNLPAMLQRVVPDYTSAMQNRLATNDIERTLNSERPPPSPATGSALQLSQGGSSDSSLINCTPGDPQLQQCGPAPALTGITGWLNTPDGKPLDAAAVRGKVVLIDFWAYSCINCQRAIPHLVDWYNRYRDNGLVVIGVHTPEYAFERVPGNVASGTAGLHIDYPVALDNDYATWNNFHNLYWPAEYLIDAHGNVRHTKFGEGDYDGTEKLIRQLLLDANPDTRLPAAVNGVDTTPQTMLTPETYLAPEKAGNYGGGGEYKAGGGAFSFPAQLADDKFALRGRWTLDDQGATADSDDAAIRLNYTAKDVFVVVGGSGTVTTTRAGNTTTTPIGGPPTLHQIVADPGAHRDQLDLQVSKGLQVFSFTFG, from the coding sequence ATGCACACCATCGCGCTGATCGGCTTCCTCGGTGGCCTGATCACCGGCATCTCGCCGTGCATCCTGCCGGTGTTGCCCGTGATTTTCCTGTCCGGCGCGGGCGGCGGCCGGGGCTTGAGTTCCGCGGTGCGCCCGTATCTGGTGATCGCGGGCCTGGTGTGCAGCTTCAGCCTGGCCACCCTGCTCGGGTCCGCGTTGCTGTCGGCGTTCCAGCTGCCGCAGGACGCCATCCGCTGGGCCGCCCTGGTGGTGCTGACGCTCATCGGCCTCGGCTTGATCTTCCCGCCCCTGCAGCATCTGATCGAGCGCCCGTTTGCCGCCCTGCCGCAACGCCAAATCGGCCGCAGCACAGATGGTTTCGGTTTAGGCCTGACGTTGGGCGCGCTCTACGTGCCGTGCGCGGGACCGGTGCTTGCCGCGATCGTGGTAGCCGGAGGCACGGCATCCCTCGGACCCGCCGCGCTCGTGCTGACCGCGACGTTCGCTCTGGGTAATGCCTTGCCGCTGTTGGCTTTCGCCCTGGCCGGGCGCCACGTCGGGCAACGCGTCGCGACTTTCCGGCGCCGGCAGCGCCAGATTCAGATCGCCGGCGGACTCACGATGATCGTGCTGGCCGTCGCGCTGGTGTTCAACCTGCCCGCGATGCTGCAGCGCGTCGTGCCGGACTACACCTCGGCCATGCAGAACCGACTGGCTACCAACGACATTGAGCGCACGCTGAACTCGGAGCGGCCGCCACCGTCGCCCGCCACGGGCAGCGCACTGCAGCTGAGCCAGGGCGGCAGCAGCGACAGCTCACTGATCAACTGCACCCCCGGCGACCCGCAGCTGCAACAGTGCGGCCCGGCGCCCGCCCTCACCGGCATCACGGGATGGCTCAACACCCCGGACGGCAAGCCGCTTGACGCCGCCGCGGTGCGGGGCAAGGTAGTCCTGATCGACTTCTGGGCCTACTCCTGCATCAACTGTCAACGCGCGATCCCACACCTGGTCGATTGGTACAACCGATATCGCGACAACGGATTGGTGGTCATCGGGGTGCACACCCCCGAGTACGCGTTCGAACGCGTGCCCGGCAACGTGGCCAGCGGTACCGCCGGGTTGCACATCGACTATCCCGTCGCGCTCGACAACGACTACGCGACCTGGAACAACTTCCACAACCTGTACTGGCCGGCCGAGTATCTGATCGACGCGCACGGAAACGTCCGACACACCAAGTTCGGCGAGGGTGACTACGACGGAACCGAGAAGCTGATCCGCCAACTGCTCCTCGACGCCAACCCGGACACCCGACTGCCCGCCGCGGTGAACGGCGTCGACACCACCCCGCAGACCATGCTCACCCCCGAGACCTACCTGGCCCCCGAGAAAGCCGGAAACTATGGCGGCGGCGGCGAATACAAGGCTGGCGGCGGCGCGTTCAGCTTCCCCGCGCAGCTGGCCGACGACAAGTTCGCGTTGCGCGGCCGCTGGACGCTGGATGACCAAGGCGCCACCGCCGACAGCGACGATGCCGCGATTCGGCTGAACTACACGGCCAAGGACGTCTTCGTCGTCGTCGGTGGTTCCGGCACCGTCACCACGACCCGAGCCGGCAACACCACCACGACGCCCATCGGCGGGCCGCCCACCCTGCATCAGATCGTCGCCGATCCCGGCGCGCACCGCGATCAGCTGGACCTGCAGGTGAGCAAGGGACTACAAGTGTTTTCCTTCACCTTCGGCTAG
- a CDS encoding MmpS family transport accessory protein, with product MAKTSVANTVRRGWVLLVIVVVVLVAGFCVVRLRSFFGDHDNRGIGNSSLDDIKPFNPKHVVYKVYGSGATANINYLDINAQPRRVDNVPLPWTLSVTTTLPSVSVNVVAQTEGDQIGCQIIVNDVVKDERSVTGVNAETFCIVKSA from the coding sequence GTGGCAAAGACTTCTGTGGCCAACACCGTCAGACGAGGGTGGGTCCTGCTCGTCATCGTCGTCGTGGTCTTGGTCGCGGGTTTCTGCGTCGTCCGGCTCCGCTCTTTCTTCGGCGATCACGACAATCGCGGAATCGGCAACAGCAGCCTGGACGACATCAAGCCGTTCAATCCCAAGCACGTGGTCTACAAGGTGTACGGGTCCGGAGCCACCGCGAATATCAACTACCTGGACATCAACGCGCAGCCGCGGCGGGTCGACAACGTGCCGCTGCCCTGGACGCTCTCGGTCACCACGACGCTGCCGTCGGTCAGCGTGAACGTCGTCGCCCAAACCGAGGGAGACCAGATCGGCTGCCAGATCATCGTGAACGACGTGGTCAAAGACGAGAGGTCGGTGACCGGAGTGAACGCTGAAACCTTCTGCATTGTGAAGTCCGCATGA
- a CDS encoding N-acyl-D-amino-acid deacylase family protein has product MTYDLIIRNGTIVDGSGSEPYVGDVAVGDGVIAAVGANGDLRGATAEREIDATGLLVTPGFVDLHTHYDGQAIWAERLTPSSAHGVTTVVVGNCGVGFAPCRQEDHDVLVDVMAGVEDIPGVVMTDGLPWTWETFPEYLDALESGKRDIDVAAYLPHSPLRVYVMGQRGADREPATAEDLAKMRALAKEAIEIGALGFASSRLTIHKTESGSPIPSYDAAREEIEEIAKGVVDAGGGLLQFVPDIPAGGYQPVLQTVFDVAEDLDLPVTFTLVVANTGDPTWEDAVTMVEKANKNAGAVRVTAQLLPRPIGLIIGLQLTANPFVLYPSYREIAHLPLAERVAEMRKPEVRARILADKPGHGHPILYVAQMWDWIFPLGDNPNYEPDPADSIGARARAKGVEPMEEAYDRLLDDDGRAMLLVAMSNLQDHSLDTVGKLLHREDVVLGLGDGGAHYGMICDASYSTYFLTHWARDRKSGRFTVAEAVRELTSVPARVAGLGDRGRIAVGYKADLNVIDHARLRLHKPTISHDLPAGGRRLDQTADGYVATVVSGEVIAENGVPTAARPGKLVRGRQLAPTP; this is encoded by the coding sequence ATGACCTATGACCTCATCATCCGCAATGGCACCATTGTCGACGGTTCGGGGAGTGAGCCGTACGTCGGCGACGTCGCGGTGGGCGACGGCGTCATCGCCGCGGTGGGGGCGAACGGAGATCTACGGGGCGCCACCGCCGAGCGCGAGATCGACGCCACCGGGTTGTTGGTCACGCCGGGTTTCGTCGACCTGCACACCCACTACGACGGGCAGGCCATCTGGGCGGAGCGGTTGACCCCGTCGTCGGCGCACGGGGTGACCACGGTGGTGGTGGGCAACTGCGGCGTCGGGTTCGCGCCGTGCCGCCAGGAAGACCATGACGTCCTCGTCGACGTGATGGCCGGCGTCGAGGACATCCCCGGCGTTGTCATGACCGATGGCCTGCCCTGGACGTGGGAAACCTTCCCCGAGTACCTGGACGCGCTGGAGTCCGGCAAGCGCGACATCGACGTCGCGGCCTACCTGCCGCACTCCCCGCTGCGGGTCTACGTGATGGGTCAGCGCGGTGCCGACCGCGAGCCGGCCACCGCCGAGGACCTCGCCAAGATGCGGGCACTGGCCAAGGAGGCGATCGAGATCGGCGCGCTCGGTTTCGCGTCGTCGCGGTTGACCATCCACAAGACCGAAAGCGGTTCTCCCATACCGAGTTATGACGCTGCCCGCGAGGAGATCGAGGAGATCGCCAAGGGCGTGGTCGACGCCGGCGGCGGCCTGTTGCAATTCGTCCCCGACATTCCGGCCGGCGGCTACCAGCCCGTGCTGCAGACGGTGTTCGACGTCGCCGAGGACCTGGACCTGCCGGTCACCTTCACCCTCGTGGTCGCCAACACCGGCGACCCGACGTGGGAGGACGCCGTCACGATGGTCGAGAAGGCCAACAAAAACGCGGGGGCCGTCCGCGTCACCGCCCAGCTGCTGCCCCGCCCGATCGGGCTGATCATCGGGTTGCAGCTGACCGCCAACCCGTTCGTGCTCTACCCCAGCTATCGCGAGATCGCGCACCTGCCGCTGGCCGAGCGGGTCGCCGAGATGCGCAAGCCCGAGGTCCGCGCCCGCATCCTGGCCGACAAGCCCGGCCATGGGCATCCGATCCTCTACGTCGCGCAGATGTGGGACTGGATCTTCCCGCTCGGCGACAACCCCAACTACGAACCGGACCCCGCCGACAGCATCGGGGCCCGTGCCCGCGCCAAGGGCGTGGAGCCTATGGAGGAGGCCTACGACCGGCTGCTCGACGACGACGGCCGGGCCATGCTGCTGGTCGCCATGAGCAACCTGCAGGACCACTCGCTAGACACCGTCGGCAAACTGCTGCATCGCGAGGACGTGGTGCTCGGCCTGGGCGACGGCGGCGCGCACTACGGCATGATCTGCGACGCCAGCTACTCGACGTACTTCCTGACGCACTGGGCGCGCGACCGCAAGTCGGGACGGTTCACCGTCGCCGAGGCGGTCCGCGAATTGACTTCCGTCCCAGCCCGTGTCGCCGGCCTGGGCGACCGCGGGCGAATCGCCGTCGGCTACAAAGCGGACCTGAACGTCATCGACCACGCGCGGCTGCGGCTACACAAGCCGACCATCAGCCACGACTTGCCCGCCGGCGGTCGTCGGCTGGACCAGACGGCCGACGGCTACGTCGCGACCGTAGTGTCCGGTGAGGTGATCGCCGAAAACGGCGTGCCGACCGCCGCCCGCCCCGGCAAGCTGGTTCGGGGCCGGCAGCTGGCCCCTACGCCATAA
- a CDS encoding PPE family protein, translated as MTRPHYARLPPEINSALLFAGPGSAPMLAAAAAWYGLAENLASSATTFVSVTADLAKSSWQGPAAIAMMEVASKYTSWLSAAAAQAEATSTQASAMAAAFENAQSATVQPAVVSANRQLVQVLASTNYLGQNAPTIMDIESAYEQMWASDVAAMSDYHADASAAVAHLAPWQQVLHTLGFDFNHGQLTSGLPGATPPTGNTPLAFGGFAPADTGALTSAHDVTGGVSTASAGYSLLNPATPGTGLTPSLGHPDLLHPATYVGGMDAVAPKPAVPS; from the coding sequence GTGACGAGGCCGCACTACGCGCGGTTGCCTCCAGAAATCAACTCGGCGTTATTGTTCGCCGGTCCTGGGTCCGCGCCCATGCTCGCCGCTGCGGCGGCGTGGTACGGGCTTGCCGAAAATCTGGCGTCGTCGGCCACGACTTTCGTTTCGGTGACGGCCGACCTGGCCAAGAGTTCATGGCAGGGCCCGGCGGCGATCGCGATGATGGAGGTCGCGTCGAAGTACACCAGCTGGCTCAGCGCGGCCGCGGCCCAGGCGGAGGCGACGTCCACCCAGGCGTCGGCAATGGCGGCCGCCTTCGAGAACGCGCAATCGGCCACCGTCCAGCCGGCGGTGGTGTCGGCCAACCGCCAGCTGGTGCAGGTGCTGGCGTCGACCAACTATCTGGGTCAGAACGCCCCGACGATCATGGACATCGAGTCCGCCTACGAGCAGATGTGGGCGTCTGACGTGGCGGCGATGTCCGACTACCACGCCGACGCGTCCGCGGCCGTGGCACACCTGGCGCCCTGGCAGCAGGTCTTGCACACCCTCGGATTCGACTTCAACCATGGCCAACTGACCTCCGGGCTCCCCGGTGCCACCCCACCGACAGGCAATACACCGTTGGCCTTCGGCGGCTTCGCCCCGGCCGATACCGGGGCACTGACCTCCGCGCACGACGTCACGGGCGGGGTCAGCACGGCCAGCGCCGGCTATAGCCTGCTCAACCCGGCGACTCCCGGCACGGGCTTGACCCCGAGCCTCGGCCACCCGGACCTGCTGCACCCGGCGACCTATGTCGGCGGTATGGACGCGGTCGCCCCCAAGCCCGCGGTGCCCAGCTAG
- a CDS encoding mycothiol transferase, which translates to MPHADAAAQELLRDAFTRLIEHVDALTEDLTDEVSSYRPAPDANSIAWLIWHSARVQDIQLADVAGVEQVWFRDGWVDRFGLDLARNDTGYGHNAEQVAKVRAPADLLSGYYHAVHKLTLEYVASVTAEELARIVDTNWDPPVTASARLVSIIDDCAQHLGQAAYLRGIAQ; encoded by the coding sequence ATGCCCCATGCCGACGCCGCCGCACAAGAGTTACTGCGTGACGCGTTCACCCGGTTGATCGAACACGTCGACGCGTTGACCGAGGACCTGACCGACGAGGTCTCCAGCTACCGGCCCGCCCCGGACGCCAACAGCATCGCCTGGCTGATCTGGCACAGCGCGCGGGTGCAGGACATTCAGCTGGCCGACGTGGCCGGGGTGGAGCAGGTGTGGTTCCGCGACGGCTGGGTGGACCGGTTCGGCCTGGACCTGGCGCGCAACGACACCGGCTACGGCCACAACGCCGAACAGGTCGCGAAGGTGCGGGCTCCGGCCGACCTGCTGTCCGGTTACTACCACGCGGTGCACAAGCTCACGTTGGAGTACGTCGCCAGTGTGACCGCCGAGGAGTTGGCTCGCATCGTGGACACCAACTGGGACCCGCCGGTGACCGCCAGCGCCCGGTTGGTGAGCATCATCGACGACTGCGCGCAACACCTCGGGCAGGCCGCCTATCTGCGAGGGATCGCGCAGTAG
- a CDS encoding anti-sigma factor, giving the protein MTDPNEFELLELAAPYALHAVTDAERADIDRRVAAAPSPIAAAFADEVRAVRETMAVLSAATSAEPPAQLRTTILGLAQPAASAKRSVRWRTTVVVSVAAAIVAGLTALGVQVLLRPSAAPSLAQQVLAAPDVRTVSAPLGTGNATVMFSHDRNAGVLVMNDVPPPAPGTVYQMWLIGANGPKSVGTMGPAAVTPSTTAMLANIGSSTALAFTVEPGKGSTQPTTAILAELPLR; this is encoded by the coding sequence ATGACCGATCCGAACGAATTCGAACTTCTCGAACTTGCCGCCCCGTACGCCCTGCACGCGGTGACCGACGCCGAGCGCGCGGACATCGACCGGCGGGTGGCGGCCGCGCCGTCGCCGATCGCGGCGGCCTTCGCCGACGAGGTGCGCGCCGTGCGGGAAACTATGGCGGTGCTGTCGGCGGCGACCAGCGCGGAGCCACCGGCGCAACTGCGCACCACCATCCTGGGGCTAGCGCAGCCCGCCGCGTCCGCGAAGCGCTCAGTGCGTTGGCGCACAACGGTAGTGGTGTCCGTGGCGGCCGCGATCGTGGCGGGCCTGACCGCTCTGGGCGTGCAGGTGCTGCTGCGGCCGTCGGCAGCGCCGTCGCTGGCCCAACAGGTGCTGGCGGCGCCGGATGTGCGGACGGTTTCGGCGCCGCTGGGCACCGGCAACGCGACGGTGATGTTCTCCCACGACCGCAACGCGGGTGTGCTGGTGATGAATGACGTTCCGCCGCCGGCCCCGGGCACCGTCTACCAAATGTGGCTGATCGGGGCCAACGGCCCCAAGTCGGTCGGCACCATGGGCCCCGCGGCCGTGACACCCTCGACGACGGCGATGCTCGCCAACATCGGTTCGTCGACGGCCCTGGCGTTCACCGTCGAGCCCGGTAAGGGCTCGACGCAACCGACCACGGCGATCCTGGCCGAATTGCCGCTGCGCTAG